Proteins encoded in a region of the Watersipora subatra chromosome 5, tzWatSuba1.1, whole genome shotgun sequence genome:
- the LOC137397116 gene encoding uncharacterized protein yields the protein MADMKEIVPPAIECGFCLRQGVALPNPHQLTCNHVHCLECLTGFYDENNILICPREDCNEVCEEPLNQLPAYDIAKDKPKSCDLCRKKGTDNEQAYSYCPLCDTIFCLKHHEFHQEYHEEFGKVHATINMEEYELLKSQQSRVCAEHTDKPVSMGCDKCLKMICLECVRKDKFCDDGETHQMMTLNQLVEQLADEINKLKKGMIEKEERLEQIFKFTSQKLAEYDQETTETLKQIHHKRDAQIKALESKYTQLEDEYTEDRLRTKTLITDFLENEILKKWSQIRNIMHKTECRGKHAHQTVFNLDNFNPSILILQCDIVSSYSDTKNNMQRLIDEIMPSVDVPSVSKVREKGDSCEIMIEVVFTDGFLMGEQQELRPSKALPKSLKLLHTVSLPSKPYSIRVWNSQILTGMYNKTVATIDNNYQVKGSFITFNNYPGAMEVYKDRLYTIVKGNPWTIYVHDQQGNQVTFWTHNDSCPYATGLAITCDKVVAPDRKNKLLMIYSLTGKKLKDISCPCLSQNDWVSLCVSERDKVVVSDYRSSQVFLIDITQDRLLWTCKDVTHPLGVARYGEKYILVGAFESSTVRTLDRSTGEVVSELTDDAIESCRVYDMDISGDRLIVANWNSEQHNLRSVLEVATQVELSKKFEVISSTSNQVQQPAKPVPRKEKWAFRLHTFKLRVKYEPGSKTLLTHCQGLLLGIHHRL from the exons ATGGCTGACATGAAAGAGATTGTGCCACCTGCCATAGAATGTGGTTTCTGTTTGAGACAAGGAGTAGCTCTACCAAATCCTCATCAACTTACCTGCAACCATGTACATTGCCTTGAATGTCTGACTGGCTTCTATGATGAGAATAACATCTTGATTTGTCCAAGGGAAGACTGCAA tGAAGTATGTGAGGAACCACTCAACCAGCTGCCGGCATATGATATAGCCAAGGATAAGCCGAAGTCATGTGATCTCTGTAGAAAGAAAGGAACGGATAATGAGCAAGCATATTCTTATTGTCCGCTGTGTGAtacaattttctgtctaaaacATCATGAG tttcatcaagaGTACCATGAAGAGTTTGGAAAAGTTCATGCAACCATAAACATGGAAGAGTATGAGCTACTGAAGAGTCAGCAAAGCAGAGTCTGTGCTGAACATACAGACAAGCCAGTCAGCATGGGATGTGATAAATGCCTGAAGATGATCTGCCTTGAATGCGTTCGCAAAGACAAGTTTTGTGATGACG GAGAGACTCATCAGATGATGACTTTGAATCAGCTTGTAGAGCAACTTGCTGATGAAATCAACAAGCTAAAGAAAGGGATGATTGAGAAAGAAGAGAGATTGGAACAAATCTTCAAGTTCACCTCTCAAAAACTTGCTGAGTATGACCAGGAAACGACTGAGACACTGAAGCAGATTCATCATAAAAGGGATGCGCAG ATCAAAGCTTTGGAGTCTAAGTACACACAGCTAGAGGATGAATATACAGAGGATCGACTAAGAACCAAAACTTTGATCACAGACTTCCTTGAAAATGAGATACTCAAGAAATGGAGCCAGATAAGAAATATCATGCACAAAACAGAGTGTCGAGGAAAACATGCTCATCAG ACGGTGTTTAACCTTGACAACTTCAATCCTTCTATACTAATATTGCAGTGTGATATAGTCTCTAGCTACAGTGACACAAAGAATAACATGCAACGGTTGATTGATGAAATCATGCCATCAGTTGATGTACCTTCAGTCAGCAAAGTGAGAGAGAAAG GTGATAGTTGTGAGATAATGATAGAAGTTGTCTTCACTGACGGATTTCTAATGGGGGAACAGCAAGAGCTTCGACCTTCCAAAGCCCTTCCTAAGTCCCTCAAACTCCTTCACACAGTCTCTTTACCATCAAAACCTTATTCTATAAGAGTCTGGAACTCTCAAATATTAACTGGAATGTATAATAAAACAGTAGCTACTATTGACAACAACTACCAAGTAAAAGGCTCATTCATCACATTCAACAACTACCCTGGAGCAATGGAGGTCTACAAGGATAGACTATATACAATAGTGAAGGGCAATCCTTGGACCATTTATGTACATGATCAACAGGGAAATCAAGTCACTTTCTGGACTCACAATGACTCTTGCCCTTACGCCACAGGACTAGCCATCACTTGTGATAAAGTAGTTGCTCCAGACAGAAAGAACAAGCTTCTCATGATCTACTCACTGACCGGGAAGAAACTAAAAGACATTTCCTGTCCTTGCCTCAGCCAAAATGATTGGGTATCGCTCTGTGTTTCAGAACGAGACAAGGTTGTTGTGTCTGACTACCGATCATCCCAAGTCTTCTTGATAGACATCACTCAAGATCGGCTGCTTTGGACATGTAAAGATGTGACTCATCCACTAGGAGTAGCACGCTACGGAGAAAAATATATCTTGGTGGGAGCATTCGAAAGCAGCACTGTGAGAACCCTGGATAGATCAACTG GTGAGGTAGTCTCAGAGCTGACAGACGATGCCATTGAGAGCTGTAGAGTGTATGACATGGACATCTCTGGAGACAGACTAATTGTCGCTAACTGGAATA GTGAGCAGCATAATTTGAGGTCAGTGCTAGAAGTTGCTACACAAGTGGAGTTGAGTAAGAAATTTGAAGTTATCTCATCAACGAGTAACCAGGTGCAGCAG